In the Campylobacter showae genome, one interval contains:
- a CDS encoding acyl-CoA thioesterase gives MISKSVALKAQFYDVDSMNVVWHGNYVKYFETARCALLEEIGYDYEAMRADGYAYPIVKIEAKYIKPVFFGDEIEVEATLKECECFLRIGYIVKSAKTGETLCTGASSQAAVDMRAMQTCFEIPQELQNAIKRYVNEKNSDNF, from the coding sequence ATGATATCAAAATCAGTCGCGCTAAAGGCGCAGTTTTACGACGTAGACAGCATGAACGTCGTGTGGCACGGCAACTACGTGAAGTATTTCGAGACGGCTAGATGCGCGCTGCTAGAGGAGATAGGCTACGACTACGAAGCGATGAGGGCGGACGGCTACGCCTATCCGATCGTAAAAATCGAAGCAAAATATATTAAGCCCGTGTTTTTCGGCGATGAGATCGAGGTAGAGGCGACACTAAAGGAGTGCGAGTGTTTTTTAAGGATCGGCTACATCGTAAAAAGCGCCAAAACAGGCGAGACGCTGTGCACGGGCGCGAGCTCGCAGGCGGCCGTGGATATGCGCGCGATGCAGACGTGCTTTGAGATCCCGCAAGAGTTACAAAATGCAATAAAAAGGTATGTAAATGAAAAAAATAGCGATAATTTTTAG
- a CDS encoding LolA family protein has product MKKIAIIFSLAASLMGLDFNEIKSQIKTQNISGDFAQTKFLSGFNVEFKSYGKFELSQSELLYDTLSPIAVSIVINERGIFQKSGNQLIKIDQNFDKKLFLSIIKLDKTELEKEFIFKISGDKNNWKIELTPKNVLLKQIFTRILVGGDKYVKKIVLNEVSGDKTVNDFYNVK; this is encoded by the coding sequence ATGAAAAAAATAGCGATAATTTTTAGTTTGGCTGCGAGCCTGATGGGGCTTGATTTTAACGAGATAAAATCTCAAATCAAAACGCAAAATATCAGCGGCGATTTCGCGCAGACGAAGTTTTTGAGCGGTTTTAACGTGGAGTTTAAAAGCTACGGCAAATTTGAACTCAGCCAAAGCGAGCTGCTCTACGATACGTTAAGCCCGATCGCGGTGAGTATCGTCATAAACGAGCGCGGTATCTTTCAAAAAAGCGGCAACCAGCTCATAAAAATCGATCAAAATTTTGATAAAAAGCTCTTTTTATCTATCATAAAGCTCGATAAAACCGAGCTTGAGAAGGAATTTATCTTTAAAATCTCAGGTGACAAAAACAACTGGAAAATCGAGCTGACGCCCAAAAACGTGCTGCTAAAACAAATCTTTACGCGTATTTTGGTCGGAGGCGATAAATACGTCAAAAAGATCGTGCTAAACGAGGTTAGCGGCGATAAAACGGTAAATGATTTTTACAACGTAAAATGA
- the thiS gene encoding sulfur carrier protein ThiS, translating to MLKINGKDGGEFIGKTVEQLLAAKGLKPERIAVELNGEILPKDKFDAVLRDGDSAEIVHFVGGG from the coding sequence ATGCTAAAAATAAACGGCAAAGATGGGGGCGAATTTATCGGCAAAACCGTAGAGCAGCTGCTCGCCGCAAAGGGGCTAAAGCCTGAGCGTATCGCAGTCGAGTTAAACGGCGAAATCTTGCCCAAAGATAAATTTGACGCGGTGCTAAGAGACGGCGACTCGGCCGAGATAGTGCATTTTGTAGGCGGAGGTTGA
- a CDS encoding thiazole synthase: protein MKNDEKNDILELGGHKFSSRFILGSGKFSLPLLEAAVHEAGAQIVTLALRRVNEGGLENILDFIPRGVTLLPNTSGARNADECVRIAKLAREAGCGDLVKVEVIRDSKYLLPDNYETIKATEKLANMGFVVMPYMYPDLNVARDLASAGAACVMPLGAPIGTNKGLCTREFIKILLDEIDLPVIVDAGIGSPAQACEAMQMGCAAVMANTAIATAGDVKTMARAFALAIQAGRLAYLSGLGNVSESARASSPLTGFLE from the coding sequence ATGAAAAATGACGAAAAAAACGATATTTTAGAGCTTGGCGGGCATAAATTTAGCTCGCGCTTTATCCTGGGATCGGGTAAATTTTCGCTACCTCTTTTGGAGGCTGCGGTGCATGAGGCGGGCGCGCAGATCGTGACGCTAGCGCTTCGGCGCGTGAACGAGGGCGGACTCGAAAATATCCTGGACTTTATCCCGCGCGGCGTGACGCTGCTACCAAATACCTCTGGTGCACGAAATGCCGATGAGTGCGTGCGTATCGCAAAGCTCGCGCGAGAGGCCGGCTGCGGCGATCTCGTCAAGGTTGAGGTCATCAGAGACAGCAAATACCTGCTGCCCGATAACTACGAGACGATAAAAGCGACCGAAAAGCTCGCAAACATGGGCTTTGTCGTGATGCCCTATATGTATCCCGACCTAAACGTCGCGCGCGATCTGGCGTCTGCGGGCGCTGCGTGCGTGATGCCGCTGGGCGCTCCGATCGGGACGAACAAAGGCCTTTGTACGCGCGAATTTATCAAAATTTTGCTCGACGAGATAGACCTGCCCGTGATCGTTGACGCGGGTATCGGCAGCCCCGCGCAAGCGTGCGAAGCGATGCAGATGGGCTGCGCGGCCGTGATGGCAAATACCGCTATCGCGACTGCTGGCGACGTAAAAACGATGGCGCGAGCATTTGCGCTAGCGATACAGGCGGGCAGGCTGGCGTACCTATCGGGGCTTGGCAATGTAAGCGAGAGTGCTAGGGCGTCGAGTCCGCTGACGGGATTTTTGGAGTAA
- the thiH gene encoding 2-iminoacetate synthase ThiH, which yields MEYAADAQRIDETLMRRVLAAREGYDYEKFDALSVKRALGEENLSVEGLKALLSPAASAFLGEMAEAARDRTHRQFGNSVQFFTPLYISNFCDSDCVYCGFSSRNKISRVRLKADEAATELANIAKSGLKDVLILTGESAKKSDLGYIGEVCKEASRLFSNVGVEIYPLNADEYAFLHGCGADYVVVFQETYDPAAYARFHLGGVKRSFAYRFHAQERALMGGMRSVGFAALLGLDDFRKDALATALHAHLIQQKYPHAEIALSCPRLRPAINKAHVGPRDVDERALFRVICAYRLFLPYANITISTRESARFRDGVIAVAANKISAGVSTGVGTHSDKAKKGDEQFEISDARSVEEILGAVRGLNLQPVMSEHIYV from the coding sequence ATGGAGTATGCGGCGGACGCCCAGCGTATCGACGAAACGCTGATGCGGCGGGTACTAGCTGCGCGCGAGGGCTACGACTACGAGAAATTTGACGCCCTCAGCGTAAAGCGCGCTCTTGGCGAAGAAAATCTAAGCGTAGAGGGCCTAAAAGCGCTTCTAAGCCCCGCTGCGAGCGCATTTTTAGGCGAGATGGCTGAGGCGGCGCGAGATAGGACGCACAGGCAGTTTGGCAACTCGGTGCAGTTTTTTACGCCGCTTTATATCTCAAATTTTTGCGATAGCGACTGCGTTTACTGCGGCTTTAGCTCGAGAAACAAGATCTCTCGCGTGCGGCTAAAGGCGGACGAGGCTGCAACGGAGCTAGCAAATATCGCAAAAAGCGGGCTAAAAGACGTGCTGATTTTAACCGGCGAAAGCGCGAAAAAAAGCGACCTGGGCTATATCGGCGAGGTATGCAAGGAGGCGTCTAGGCTTTTTAGCAACGTCGGCGTCGAGATCTATCCGCTAAATGCCGACGAATACGCGTTTTTGCACGGTTGCGGTGCGGACTACGTCGTGGTTTTTCAGGAGACTTACGACCCAGCGGCGTATGCGAGATTTCACCTCGGCGGTGTCAAGCGCTCGTTTGCCTACCGCTTCCACGCCCAGGAGCGCGCTCTCATGGGCGGTATGCGCAGCGTCGGATTTGCCGCGCTTTTGGGGCTTGACGACTTTAGAAAGGACGCTCTAGCCACAGCTCTGCATGCGCATCTCATCCAGCAAAAGTACCCGCACGCCGAGATCGCGCTATCTTGCCCGCGCCTTCGCCCCGCGATAAACAAGGCTCACGTCGGTCCGAGGGACGTCGATGAGAGGGCGCTGTTTCGGGTCATTTGCGCGTACCGCCTCTTTTTGCCGTACGCAAATATCACGATCTCCACGCGCGAGTCGGCGCGCTTTCGAGACGGGGTCATCGCAGTCGCCGCGAACAAAATCTCGGCCGGCGTTAGCACGGGCGTGGGGACGCACTCGGATAAGGCCAAAAAGGGCGACGAGCAGTTTGAGATCAGCGACGCGCGCTCGGTCGAGGAGATACTAGGCGCCGTGCGAGGGCTAAATTTGCAGCCCGTGATGAGCGAGCATATTTACGTTTGA
- a CDS encoding thiamine phosphate synthase, producing MEFDKFELVWVTNRRLSEDFFADIRRVAQGGKADKILLRESDLPECEYENLAQKMLDIIAECGSGARLVLHTYANVTSRLGVGELHLPFAKFMALGGERATNLRNLVKFDGVCTDKDEDGGICASNLTQKLKVGVSVHSLQQALSAQELGADYVVAGHIFDTPSHAPERGRGLNFLQEICKNLSIKTYAIGGINFENLSEIKDAGVAGAYMMRGFLS from the coding sequence ATGGAATTTGACAAATTTGAGCTCGTTTGGGTGACAAACCGCCGCTTGAGCGAGGATTTTTTCGCTGATATTAGGCGCGTAGCGCAGGGCGGTAAGGCGGATAAAATTTTGCTCAGGGAGAGCGATCTGCCCGAATGCGAATATGAAAATTTAGCCCAAAAAATGCTTGATATCATCGCTGAGTGCGGCTCTGGCGCGCGGCTCGTTTTACATACTTACGCAAACGTTACAAGTAGGCTTGGTGTGGGTGAACTACATCTGCCTTTTGCTAAATTTATGGCGTTAGGAGGCGAGCGGGCTACAAATTTGAGAAATTTGGTTAAATTTGACGGCGTCTGCACGGATAAAGACGAAGACGGCGGCATTTGTGCGTCAAATTTAACGCAAAAGCTTAAAGTCGGCGTTTCGGTCCACTCTTTGCAGCAGGCTTTATCGGCGCAGGAGCTAGGCGCTGATTACGTCGTGGCGGGGCATATTTTTGATACGCCCTCTCACGCGCCAGAGCGAGGCAGGGGGCTTAATTTTTTACAGGAAATTTGCAAGAATTTAAGCATAAAAACCTACGCTATCGGCGGGATAAATTTTGAAAATCTAAGCGAGATCAAGGATGCGGGCGTAGCCGGAGCGTATATGATGCGGGGATTTTTGAGTTAA
- a CDS encoding EamA family transporter codes for MKKLIFVTVLWAFSFSLIGEFLAGRVDSYFAAFSRVVLALGVFLPFMIKDFAAQNLALYAKVAAIGAIQIGAMYIFYYNSFAYLSVAEVALFTIFTPFYVSVVYDVLAGRLRLLYLFSVGTAVLGALIIKYGNVNSGFWHGFLLVQGANLCFGVGQSAYKFLLEKRDFNEQRGVFGYFFVGAAAVTGVAFAMFGNPEKINLDLTQSAVLLWLGIGASGLGYFLWNKGACEVDSGTLAIMNNALIPAAIIVNLVFWHKDADILRLCLGGAVIYVSLLIHNKIIAHYERASVAAK; via the coding sequence GTGAAAAAATTGATCTTTGTTACAGTGCTTTGGGCGTTTAGCTTTAGCCTCATCGGCGAGTTTTTGGCGGGGCGAGTGGATAGCTACTTCGCCGCGTTTTCGCGCGTCGTGCTTGCGCTTGGCGTGTTTTTGCCATTTATGATTAAGGATTTTGCCGCGCAAAACCTAGCTTTATACGCCAAAGTAGCCGCGATCGGCGCGATTCAGATCGGCGCGATGTATATTTTTTACTACAACTCGTTTGCCTATCTTAGCGTCGCCGAGGTCGCACTCTTTACGATATTTACGCCGTTTTACGTGAGCGTGGTTTACGATGTGCTGGCGGGCAGGCTTAGGCTGCTGTATCTGTTTAGCGTAGGCACGGCGGTTTTGGGTGCGCTCATCATCAAGTACGGCAACGTAAACAGCGGCTTTTGGCATGGATTTTTGCTCGTGCAGGGGGCGAATTTATGCTTTGGCGTCGGACAGAGCGCGTATAAATTTTTACTAGAAAAGCGTGATTTTAACGAGCAAAGAGGGGTTTTTGGCTACTTTTTCGTCGGAGCCGCGGCGGTTACGGGCGTAGCCTTTGCCATGTTTGGAAATCCGGAAAAAATCAACCTCGACCTCACGCAAAGCGCAGTGCTGCTCTGGCTTGGTATCGGAGCTAGTGGTCTTGGATACTTTTTATGGAACAAAGGCGCATGCGAGGTAGATAGCGGCACCCTAGCTATCATGAACAACGCTCTCATACCTGCGGCCATCATCGTAAATTTAGTATTTTGGCATAAGGATGCGGATATACTAAGACTCTGCCTTGGCGGTGCGGTGATTTATGTCTCGCTACTAATCCATAACAAAATCATCGCGCACTACGAGCGAGCAAGCGTAGCGGCAAAATAG
- a CDS encoding HU family DNA-binding protein yields the protein MKKADFIQAVAEKAGLSKKDSLKVVDAALEVIQNALVAGDSVSFIGFGTFGTADRAARKARVPGTKKVIDVPASKAVKFKVGKKLKEAVVAGAGKKGKKK from the coding sequence ATGAAAAAAGCTGATTTTATTCAAGCTGTTGCCGAAAAGGCTGGTCTTTCTAAAAAAGATTCTCTAAAAGTCGTTGACGCGGCACTAGAAGTAATCCAAAACGCACTAGTTGCAGGAGATAGCGTTAGCTTTATAGGTTTTGGTACATTTGGTACAGCCGATAGAGCAGCTAGAAAGGCAAGAGTACCTGGAACTAAAAAAGTTATCGACGTTCCTGCTAGCAAAGCCGTTAAATTTAAAGTGGGCAAAAAACTAAAAGAAGCCGTAGTAGCCGGCGCAGGCAAAAAAGGCAAAAAGAAATAA
- a CDS encoding YaaA family protein encodes MKILFSPSEAKTAVSPNKFIDRGDFVFPNLYEKRREILKIYDDFLQTANLEKISKLFGVKNLTDEPSLRESLFKKGAVKAILRYDGVAYKHLDYGSLDSAPQEFIDKNTLIFSNLFGPVTAADMLPEYKLKQGERINGLNLEEFYRQNFSDEIDEWLGDDDILDLRAEFYEKFYRIRKPFATFKFLKNGKVVSHYAKAYRGIVLRQVAQNGVNNFGELCKMDIENLRLIDVKKTGLKSEFLVQIV; translated from the coding sequence ATGAAAATACTCTTTTCGCCGAGCGAAGCCAAAACCGCCGTGAGTCCAAATAAATTTATAGATAGGGGCGACTTTGTTTTTCCTAATTTATATGAAAAGCGGCGCGAAATTTTAAAAATTTACGATGATTTTTTACAAACGGCAAACTTGGAGAAAATTTCAAAACTTTTCGGCGTAAAAAATTTGACCGACGAGCCGAGCTTGCGCGAAAGTCTTTTTAAAAAAGGCGCGGTAAAAGCCATCCTGCGCTACGACGGAGTAGCATACAAGCACCTTGACTACGGCAGCCTTGATAGCGCGCCGCAGGAGTTTATAGATAAAAATACGCTGATTTTTTCAAATTTATTCGGCCCCGTGACTGCGGCGGATATGCTGCCCGAATACAAACTAAAACAAGGCGAGCGCATAAACGGGCTAAATTTGGAGGAATTTTATAGGCAAAATTTTAGTGACGAGATAGATGAGTGGCTGGGGGATGACGATATTTTAGACCTTAGGGCTGAGTTTTACGAGAAATTTTACCGCATACGAAAACCGTTTGCGACCTTTAAATTTCTAAAAAACGGCAAAGTCGTCAGTCACTACGCCAAAGCTTACCGCGGAATAGTTTTGAGACAGGTTGCGCAAAACGGAGTAAACAATTTCGGCGAACTTTGCAAAATGGATATAGAAAATTTGCGCCTCATAGACGTCAAAAAAACGGGGCTAAAAAGCGAGTTTTTGGTGCAAATCGTCTAA
- a CDS encoding flagellin, which yields MTNQLMKFMNNYDYQTNMKALYKLNNQMSTGLKIQNSFEDSSVYNDGMRLDYEVATLEQVQTATSKAQHFSKNTDKALGEFKQQLESFKTKLVQGANEIHSKTSREAIANDLQGIKNHLVNIANTSINGQFLFSGSAINTKPVNGDTNEYYGNAQAMKTVGGAQVNLTYNQNGQELFLGKDGDYNKKVTSNTMLKAQNLDDRNKTVYIDSEHKMRDLIGFKYVKDEKTLTNQDFTGTGVRRFQDTTFFLQGKKPNGTSFTSKFKMTSDASINDLLEKIGTEYGNTPTNKVVEVTINNQGQINVKDLSKGNQVIDFHMIAATKKVANAGDLTAANINAASNAFNNITNLTGGNPANSLEARVRANPDDYEITEFVKSKYEDLGGAVTNAYDYDKINFKQEGRNLVGTVSQVERGSGKFADDNTTLSQVVASKELYPGERDKYDINDQALKMQIKSKSGGDYKVDVLFGTAVPPTTSGNARVNITRPDGTTYTTEVWDSFYNDTTNPPTTEGRTTQSKNMTFRQLNDIIGMVASDSVPAGAGGNTQADYAAYKQAIANSQGSVEANMDHRGRIKVTDKQNAVTPIKVGIYDEANSDQFYGDSTGTTPATKQGDGSLWSFSANNGVEIDSPSVDIFDDLDRMIEAVRSGQYRADSEGEHPRNSGIQGAIERIDHIADHVSKIHTKVGAQSAALADTNTRASIMEVNVKTVKADITNADYGETYMNLMQKMMSYQAMLQSVAKINQLSLLNYM from the coding sequence ATGACGAATCAGTTGATGAAATTTATGAACAACTACGACTACCAGACCAATATGAAAGCGCTTTACAAGCTAAATAACCAAATGTCAACCGGTCTAAAAATCCAAAATTCTTTCGAGGACAGCAGCGTCTATAACGACGGCATGAGGCTTGATTACGAGGTTGCGACGCTTGAGCAGGTGCAAACGGCGACGTCGAAAGCGCAGCACTTTTCAAAAAATACCGACAAGGCTTTGGGCGAATTTAAGCAGCAGCTTGAGAGTTTTAAAACAAAGCTGGTTCAAGGCGCCAATGAAATCCACTCCAAAACATCGCGCGAAGCCATCGCAAATGACCTTCAAGGTATCAAAAATCACTTGGTAAATATCGCAAACACCTCGATCAATGGGCAGTTTTTATTTTCTGGAAGCGCGATAAATACAAAGCCTGTAAACGGCGATACAAACGAGTATTATGGCAATGCGCAGGCGATGAAAACGGTAGGCGGAGCTCAGGTAAATTTGACCTACAACCAAAACGGGCAGGAGCTATTTTTGGGCAAGGACGGCGATTATAATAAAAAAGTTACATCCAATACGATGCTAAAAGCGCAAAATTTAGACGATAGAAACAAGACCGTTTATATCGATAGCGAGCATAAAATGCGCGATTTAATCGGTTTTAAATACGTAAAAGACGAAAAAACACTAACCAATCAAGATTTTACCGGCACCGGCGTGAGGCGGTTTCAGGACACGACGTTTTTCTTGCAGGGTAAAAAGCCAAACGGTACGAGCTTTACGAGCAAATTTAAGATGACTTCGGACGCTTCGATAAATGACTTGCTAGAAAAAATCGGCACCGAATACGGCAACACTCCGACTAATAAAGTCGTCGAGGTAACGATAAACAACCAAGGTCAAATCAACGTAAAAGACCTAAGTAAAGGCAATCAGGTTATTGATTTTCACATGATAGCGGCGACGAAAAAGGTGGCAAACGCCGGAGATTTGACTGCGGCAAATATCAATGCAGCCTCAAATGCGTTTAATAACATTACGAATCTCACGGGTGGCAATCCTGCAAATTCGCTTGAAGCTAGGGTGCGAGCAAACCCTGACGACTATGAAATCACGGAATTTGTAAAAAGTAAATACGAAGACCTGGGCGGAGCCGTTACAAATGCTTACGACTACGACAAGATAAACTTTAAACAAGAGGGTAGAAATCTAGTAGGCACAGTATCGCAAGTAGAACGGGGCAGCGGTAAATTTGCCGACGATAACACGACTCTAAGCCAAGTTGTGGCCTCAAAAGAGCTATATCCTGGCGAAAGAGACAAATACGATATAAACGACCAAGCCCTAAAAATGCAGATCAAATCTAAAAGCGGCGGAGATTATAAGGTCGACGTGCTTTTTGGTACCGCCGTACCTCCTACGACCTCAGGCAATGCGCGGGTAAATATAACAAGGCCTGACGGCACCACATATACGACCGAGGTTTGGGATAGCTTTTATAACGACACTACAAACCCGCCGACTACCGAGGGTAGAACTACCCAGTCAAAAAATATGACCTTTAGGCAGCTAAACGATATCATAGGTATGGTTGCTAGCGATAGCGTCCCTGCAGGCGCCGGCGGCAACACGCAAGCCGACTATGCCGCCTACAAGCAAGCCATCGCAAATTCACAAGGTAGCGTCGAGGCAAATATGGATCATAGGGGCCGAATAAAAGTAACCGACAAACAAAACGCCGTTACTCCGATAAAAGTCGGAATTTACGACGAGGCAAATTCCGATCAATTTTACGGAGATAGCACCGGCACGACTCCTGCAACAAAGCAAGGAGACGGCTCGCTGTGGAGCTTTTCTGCAAACAACGGCGTTGAGATAGATAGCCCGAGCGTGGATATTTTTGATGACTTAGATAGGATGATAGAGGCCGTTAGGAGTGGTCAGTACCGCGCCGATAGCGAGGGCGAGCATCCGCGAAACTCAGGCATCCAAGGCGCGATCGAGAGGATAGACCACATCGCCGATCACGTGAGTAAAATCCACACCAAGGTAGGCGCTCAAAGCGCGGCACTAGCAGACACCAACACTCGCGCTAGCATCATGGAGGTAAACGTAAAAACCGTCAAAGCCGACATCACAAACGCCGACTACGGCGAGACCTATATGAATCTCATGCAAAAAATGATGTCGTATCAGGCGATGTTGCAGTCCGTGGCGAAGATAAATCAGCTCTCGTTATTAAACTATATGTAA
- a CDS encoding ArsS family sensor histidine kinase, protein MKRSSVFYTITFIFALALTSIFLAFLWLMDYDKQNYARELNAKYSTIARNQLFLMSGIINEKEYERQTGDFKMPEITNEQQKEEILANATVLEEISADIGSSAIMIYQNHHYLKVQHVDKVLLLKDNDYQPYRYDIIKIIFSLVAIILLAAYVFVIRKLKPLRKLKRQIAKFAAGEIDEVQNVSSGNDEISEVAEAFYDAVCQIKNLNASRKLFLRNIMHELKTPITKGRLAAEMIEKSKNQERLVSVFIKLENLINEFAAVEQVTSNIALNNTKICRIDDIIDEALDIAMVDPGQVTISKLEDVNLNADFKLLAIAAKNMIDNALKYSPNKRVNITITRESIKFINEGERLSKELRHYVEPFTKGENAQKSFGLGLYIVENIIKAHKLTLGYEYKNGLNVFSFENLQNIAA, encoded by the coding sequence ATGAAACGTTCATCTGTTTTTTACACTATCACTTTTATCTTTGCTTTGGCGCTAACAAGCATATTTTTAGCATTTTTGTGGCTGATGGACTACGACAAGCAAAACTACGCGCGCGAGCTAAACGCCAAATACTCCACGATCGCTAGAAATCAGCTCTTTTTGATGAGCGGTATCATAAACGAAAAAGAGTACGAGCGCCAAACGGGCGACTTTAAGATGCCCGAGATCACGAACGAGCAGCAGAAAGAGGAGATCCTAGCAAACGCAACCGTGCTTGAGGAGATATCAGCAGACATCGGCTCCAGCGCTATCATGATCTATCAAAATCACCACTATCTAAAAGTCCAGCACGTGGATAAAGTCCTGCTTTTAAAGGATAACGACTACCAACCGTACCGCTACGACATCATCAAGATCATCTTTTCGCTAGTGGCGATCATACTTTTGGCCGCTTACGTTTTTGTTATCAGGAAGCTAAAACCGCTAAGAAAACTAAAGCGCCAGATAGCTAAATTTGCCGCGGGCGAGATCGACGAAGTGCAAAATGTCAGCAGCGGTAACGACGAAATTTCCGAGGTTGCGGAGGCATTTTACGATGCGGTTTGTCAGATCAAAAACTTAAATGCGTCGCGCAAGCTATTTTTAAGAAATATAATGCACGAGCTAAAAACGCCGATCACCAAAGGCCGCCTAGCCGCCGAAATGATAGAAAAAAGCAAAAACCAAGAGCGACTCGTGTCGGTTTTTATAAAACTCGAAAATCTCATAAACGAATTTGCCGCCGTCGAGCAAGTCACCTCAAACATCGCGCTAAATAATACTAAAATTTGCCGTATCGACGATATCATCGACGAGGCTCTGGATATCGCGATGGTTGATCCGGGACAGGTTACTATTAGCAAGCTAGAAGACGTGAATCTAAATGCGGACTTTAAACTGCTAGCAATCGCTGCTAAGAACATGATCGATAACGCCCTAAAATACTCTCCAAACAAGCGCGTAAATATAACTATCACGCGCGAGTCGATCAAATTTATCAACGAAGGCGAGCGATTGTCAAAGGAGCTGCGCCACTACGTAGAGCCCTTTACTAAGGGCGAAAACGCGCAAAAGAGCTTCGGTCTGGGGCTCTACATCGTAGAAAACATAATCAAAGCCCACAAGCTAACCCTGGGCTACGAATACAAAAACGGACTAAACGTATTTAGCTTTGAAAATCTGCAAAATATCGCGGCGTAG
- a CDS encoding response regulator transcription factor translates to MIKILMIEDDLELAEILTEFLAKSDMDVKMAEEPYIGLSTLNVEKFDLVILDLTLPGLDGLEVCKEIRKRHDVPIIISSARHDITDKVNALDNGADDYLPKPYDPQELLARIKSHLRRQSAVAGTNLSGAKEPAREKDIAVDDFKHVITLKGEPLNLTAAEYDILKYMLQKEGGAITREEFIYNCASISEDSTNKSIDVIIGRIRGKLGDDPKEPKYIHAIRGIGYKLMQ, encoded by the coding sequence ATGATAAAAATTCTGATGATAGAAGACGATTTAGAGCTAGCTGAAATTTTGACCGAGTTTTTAGCAAAAAGCGATATGGACGTAAAGATGGCGGAGGAGCCCTATATCGGGCTTTCGACGCTAAACGTAGAAAAATTCGACCTCGTGATCTTGGATCTCACGCTACCGGGACTCGACGGCCTAGAAGTGTGCAAAGAGATCCGCAAGCGCCACGACGTGCCCATCATCATCTCAAGCGCGCGTCACGACATCACCGACAAAGTAAACGCCCTAGATAACGGCGCGGACGACTATCTGCCAAAGCCCTACGACCCGCAGGAGCTGCTAGCTCGCATCAAAAGCCATCTGCGCCGCCAAAGCGCGGTAGCGGGCACAAATTTAAGCGGCGCAAAGGAGCCTGCGCGCGAGAAAGATATTGCGGTAGACGACTTTAAACACGTCATCACGCTAAAAGGCGAGCCGTTAAATTTGACCGCCGCGGAGTACGATATCCTAAAATACATGCTTCAAAAAGAAGGCGGCGCTATCACGCGCGAGGAGTTCATCTATAACTGCGCGAGCATCAGCGAGGACTCGACGAACAAGAGCATCGACGTCATCATCGGGCGCATCAGAGGCAAGCTAGGCGACGACCCAAAAGAACCAAAATACATCCACGCTATCCGCGGCATCGGCTACAAGCTAATGCAGTAA